One Coregonus clupeaformis isolate EN_2021a chromosome 33, ASM2061545v1, whole genome shotgun sequence DNA window includes the following coding sequences:
- the LOC121548580 gene encoding homeobox-containing protein 1 isoform X1, producing the protein MSHYTDEPRFTIEQIDLLQRLRRTGMTKQEILHALDTLDRLDREHGDKFGRRTSYVGGASSSVSDPNSTTTNNTPNNTASVSAATTSSTTSSSCSSNNTNATSGIGSSSVTNTALASSSTNSTATQTQYLPPRGGLSPSPSNSYDTSPPPGPPPPSAVLSSPVSLVAMVQNGGRDSLAATPNGKLSPPRYPMNSAAAARAFGFEATEEELDIDDKVEELMRRDSSIVKEEIKSFLGNRRISQAVVAQVTGISQSRISHWLLQHGSDLSEQKKRAFYRWYQLEKTTPGATLNMCPAPMALEEMEWRQTPPPISTAPGNFRLRRGSRFTWRKECLAVMESYFNDNQYPDEAKREEIANACNAVIQKPGKKLSDLERVTSLKVYNWFANRRKEIKRRANIEATILESHGIDVQSPGGHSNSDDIDGGDYTEQACDLPYFDKRPMARPFGFYRLEPTSPTQDDGPGHGDHQDPISLAVEMAAVNHTILALSRTGGVPGDIKTEALDDD; encoded by the exons atGTCTCATTACACAGATGAGCCTCGCTTCACCATCGAGCAGATCGACCTGCTCCAGAGGCTGCGACGTACGGGCATGACCAAGCAGGAGATCCTCCACGCCCTGGACACCCTAGACCGACTTGACCGCGAGCACGGGGACAAGTTTGGCCGTCGCACCTCCTACGTGGGAGGAGCAAGCAGCTCTGTGTCCGACCCCAATAGCACCACCACAAACAACACCCCCAACAACACTGCCTCTGTTTCTGCCGCCACCACCTCCTCTACAACATCCTCTTCCTGTAGTAGTAATAATACTAATGCCACCAGTGGTATTGGGAGCAGTAGTGTTACCAACACCGCCCTGGCCTCTTCCTCCACCAACTCTACCGCCACACAGACACAGTACCTCCCTCCACGCGGGGGGCTCTCCCCCTCGCCTAGCAACAGCTACGACACCTCCCCACCGCCCGGCCCGCCCCCGCCCTCTGCCGTCCTCTCCTCCCCGGTGTCGCTGGTCGCCATGGTGCAGAACGGAGGGCGGGACAGCCTGGCGGCGACGCCCAATGGGAAGCTCTCGCCGCCGCGTTACCCAATGAACAGCGCGGCGGCCGCCAGGGCGTTCGGGTTCGAGGCCACGGAGGAGGAGCTGGACATCGATGACAAGGTGGAGGAGCTCATGAG GAGGGACAGCAGTATCGTCAAGGAGGAGATCAAGTCCTTTCTGGGGAACAGGAGAATCTCTCAGGCTGTGGTGGCTCAGGTCACAG GTATCAGTCAGAGCAGGATCTCTCATTGGTTGCTCCAGCACGGCTCTGATCTCAGCGAACAGAAGAAGAGAGCTTTCTACCGCTGGTACCAGCTAGAGAAGACCACCCCAG GTGCCACTCTAAACATGTGCCCCGCCCCCATGGCTCTGGAGGAGATGGAGTGGAGACAGACCCCACCCCCTATAAGCACCGCCCCCGGGAACTTCCGGCTACGGCGTGGGAGTCGCTTTACCTGGAGGAAGGAATGTCTGGCTGTGATGGAGAG ctacTTCAATGACAACCAGTACCCTGACGAAGCCAAGAGAGAGGAGATCGCCAACGCCTGCAACGCGGTAATCCAGAAACCAG GGAAGAAGCTATCGGACCTGGAGAGAGTCACATCCCTCAAAGTCTACAACTGGTTTGCCAACCGACGCAAAGAGATCAAGAGACGGGCTAATATTG AAGCCACAATCCTGGAGAGCCATGGGATAGACGTCCAGAGTCCTGGAGGCCACTCCAACAGCGACGACATCGATGGAGGGGACTACACAGAACAGGCCTGTGACCTGCCCTACTTCGACAAGAGACCCATGGCCAGACCCTTTGGCTTCTACAGGCTGGAGCCCACTTCACCCACACAG
- the LOC121548580 gene encoding homeobox-containing protein 1 isoform X2, giving the protein MSHYTDEPRFTIEQIDLLQRLRRTGMTKQEILHALDTLDRLDREHGDKFGRRTSYVGGASSSVSDPNSTTTNNTPNNTASVSAATTSSTTSSSCSSNNTNATSGIGSSSVTNTALASSSTNSTATQTQYLPPRGGLSPSPSNSYDTSPPPGPPPPSAVLSSPVSLVAMVQNGGRDSLAATPNGKLSPPRYPMNSAAAARAFGFEATEEELDIDDKVEELMRRDSSIVKEEIKSFLGNRRISQAVVAQVTGISQSRISHWLLQHGSDLSEQKKRAFYRWYQLEKTTPGATLNMCPAPMALEEMEWRQTPPPISTAPGNFRLRRGSRFTWRKECLAVMESYFNDNQYPDEAKREEIANACNAVIQKPGKKLSDLERVTSLKVYNWFANRRKEIKRRANIATILESHGIDVQSPGGHSNSDDIDGGDYTEQACDLPYFDKRPMARPFGFYRLEPTSPTQDDGPGHGDHQDPISLAVEMAAVNHTILALSRTGGVPGDIKTEALDDD; this is encoded by the exons atGTCTCATTACACAGATGAGCCTCGCTTCACCATCGAGCAGATCGACCTGCTCCAGAGGCTGCGACGTACGGGCATGACCAAGCAGGAGATCCTCCACGCCCTGGACACCCTAGACCGACTTGACCGCGAGCACGGGGACAAGTTTGGCCGTCGCACCTCCTACGTGGGAGGAGCAAGCAGCTCTGTGTCCGACCCCAATAGCACCACCACAAACAACACCCCCAACAACACTGCCTCTGTTTCTGCCGCCACCACCTCCTCTACAACATCCTCTTCCTGTAGTAGTAATAATACTAATGCCACCAGTGGTATTGGGAGCAGTAGTGTTACCAACACCGCCCTGGCCTCTTCCTCCACCAACTCTACCGCCACACAGACACAGTACCTCCCTCCACGCGGGGGGCTCTCCCCCTCGCCTAGCAACAGCTACGACACCTCCCCACCGCCCGGCCCGCCCCCGCCCTCTGCCGTCCTCTCCTCCCCGGTGTCGCTGGTCGCCATGGTGCAGAACGGAGGGCGGGACAGCCTGGCGGCGACGCCCAATGGGAAGCTCTCGCCGCCGCGTTACCCAATGAACAGCGCGGCGGCCGCCAGGGCGTTCGGGTTCGAGGCCACGGAGGAGGAGCTGGACATCGATGACAAGGTGGAGGAGCTCATGAG GAGGGACAGCAGTATCGTCAAGGAGGAGATCAAGTCCTTTCTGGGGAACAGGAGAATCTCTCAGGCTGTGGTGGCTCAGGTCACAG GTATCAGTCAGAGCAGGATCTCTCATTGGTTGCTCCAGCACGGCTCTGATCTCAGCGAACAGAAGAAGAGAGCTTTCTACCGCTGGTACCAGCTAGAGAAGACCACCCCAG GTGCCACTCTAAACATGTGCCCCGCCCCCATGGCTCTGGAGGAGATGGAGTGGAGACAGACCCCACCCCCTATAAGCACCGCCCCCGGGAACTTCCGGCTACGGCGTGGGAGTCGCTTTACCTGGAGGAAGGAATGTCTGGCTGTGATGGAGAG ctacTTCAATGACAACCAGTACCCTGACGAAGCCAAGAGAGAGGAGATCGCCAACGCCTGCAACGCGGTAATCCAGAAACCAG GGAAGAAGCTATCGGACCTGGAGAGAGTCACATCCCTCAAAGTCTACAACTGGTTTGCCAACCGACGCAAAGAGATCAAGAGACGGGCTAATATTG CCACAATCCTGGAGAGCCATGGGATAGACGTCCAGAGTCCTGGAGGCCACTCCAACAGCGACGACATCGATGGAGGGGACTACACAGAACAGGCCTGTGACCTGCCCTACTTCGACAAGAGACCCATGGCCAGACCCTTTGGCTTCTACAGGCTGGAGCCCACTTCACCCACACAG